The nucleotide sequence TCATCGAGCCGGCCCCGCTCTGGGTGTTCCAGAACCACAGGGCGGTCTTCCAGGACACCGCGGCGTCCCGCTCCACCAGCCAGGGGTTGCCGAGCAGATCGATGCCGAGTGCGTCGCCCGCGGCCTTGTAGTTGAAGTTCCAGCTGAGCTGGATCGGTCCACGGCCGTAGTACGCCGCCTGGCCCGCGGGGCAGCCGTAGGGCTGGCTCGAGTCGCAGTAGTGCGGGTAGTTGGAGGTGTTCTGCTCCACGATGTGGACCAGGCCGCCGGTCTCGTGGTTGACGTTGGCCAGGAAGGCGGCCGCCTCCTGCTTCTTGACGGTGTCGCTGCCGGTGTTGGCGAAGCCGGGGTAGGCGCTCAGGGCGGCGGTCAGGCCCTGGTAGGTGTAGAACGAGTTCCGGTTCGGGAACATCTGGTTGAACTGCGCCTCGCTCACCACGAAGCCGCTCGGGTTCTGGCCCTCGCCGCCGCAGTTGAAGGGCTCCCAGTACCAGGTGCTGATCACCGGGTCATAGCCCGGGTTGTCGTGCTCCGCGCGGTAGTACTTGCCGTCGGTGTACCGGACGATGTCGCCGGTGACGTACGCCCTTCCCGCGGCCCAGTTCGGGTAGTCGCAGGCCGCCTGGGCAGTCGTTCCCGCCGCCGAGGCGGATGAGGCCATGGGCATGACAAGCACACTCGCACACACCGCCGCGGTCGCCGCGAGCGGCGCCAGAACACGTCGTCTCCACATGAGGCCGATCTCCTTCGCGTGGGGGGCCCTGCAATGCTGAGGGACACTCAAGCGGCTTGGTCTATACCAGTCAAGGTATAGACCAAACCTTTGTGCCGGAATGAGCAAACGGGCGGTCGTCGGAGCAAGTCCGGGAGCAGGGCGTGGATCTGACCTGCGATCAGGTCTCGCGTTCGGGGCGGTAGGTGTCGGCGTCCACCCCGAAGGTCCAGGCGACGCCCTCGCGGGCGGTCCGGACCCGGGGCGACGCGCCATCGCACTTGCCGCCGCATTCGTCATTGCCGTTGCCGTTGCCGTCGTCACCGTCCGCTCCCCCGCTCTCAGTCCGCCACGACGCGCACGGCGCCCAGCATGTACTCCCGCTGGCGCACCAAGCGGTACCAGCCCCTGGGCAGCGGTATCGCCGCGTGCTCCTCGTGCACCACCCGCCCGCCGTCGGGGAGATGGCGTTACGAGACGCCGAACGGGCCCGACTCGCGCACCAGCGCGCCCGGCCCGACCACCGCGTGGGCGTGCCCGGTCACCTCGCTGAGCGGGAGCACGACGAGGACTCCAGTGCCACCGGCACCGGGGTTCCTGT is from Streptomyces hygroscopicus and encodes:
- a CDS encoding chitinase yields the protein MWRRRVLAPLAATAAVCASVLVMPMASSASAAGTTAQAACDYPNWAAGRAYVTGDIVRYTDGKYYRAEHDNPGYDPVISTWYWEPFNCGGEGQNPSGFVVSEAQFNQMFPNRNSFYTYQGLTAALSAYPGFANTGSDTVKKQEAAAFLANVNHETGGLVHIVEQNTSNYPHYCDSSQPYGCPAGQAAYYGRGPIQLSWNFNYKAAGDALGIDLLGNPWLVERDAAVSWKTALWFWNTQSGAGSMTPHDAMVNQRGFGETIRAINGSLECNGGNPGQVQSRIDAYQRFVQILGTTPGSNLSC